The sequence GCAGCGGCCACCGCGCTGGCGCAGCTTCCCTAGCCACCCGCAACGTCTCCCCACCCAGGCAGTTCTCCCCTTCGGAACACGTCAGACCAAAACGAGCGACCGATTCTATCTTAGCCAAGGAAAGCTTGTCAAACGCATACCGTACCGCGCATGTAAACGCGCCGCTGTTGACACTCTTTGGCAAAAAGCTTAGTATTACGTAGTTTTTCGGCCCGCCGCTGCGCGTCTGGAGTGATATGGCAAAAGTAAAGGTAAAGACCGGGTTCGTCTGCTCCGACTGCGGTGCAACTTATCCGAAATGGCAGGGGCATTGCTCCGCCTGCGACGCCTGGAGCACCATCAAGGAAGTACGCCTGGGGCCGGAACCACGTCCCGGGCGGCGCGACGGTTTCGCCGGAACCACCTCGCCGGTCACCCTCCTTAAAGATGTGCAACTCACCGATGAGCATCGCTTCTCAAGCGGCAGCGAAGAGTTCGACCGGGTACTCGGGGGAGGCTTCGTCCCCGGCTCGGTTATCCTGATCGGCGGAGACCCCGGCGCGGGGAAAAGCACCATCCTGCTGCAGACCATGTGTCACGCTGCTGAGAGCAGAGAGGTCCTCTACGTCTCCGGCGAGGAGTCCCTGCAACAGATCGCCGGGCGGGCCAGGAGGCTGCAGCTCCCCCTCGACCGGGTCAAGATGCTCGCGGAAAGCTCCGTGGAACGGGTGCTGGAAGCCGCCGAGAGCGAACGCCCCGCGGTGGTGGTGATCGACTCGATCCAGGTGATGCAGTCGGCCGTGGTCGACGCGGCGCCGGGCGGCATCTCCCAGGTAAGGGAATCGGCCGCCGCATTCACCTGCTTCGCCAAGACTTCCGGAGTGGTCCTCATCATGGTAGGGCACGTCACCAAGGACCAGTCCCTCGCCGGTCCGATGACGCTCTCCCACATGGTGGACACCCAGGTGATGCTCTCCTCGACCGAGGACGCGCGCTACCGGCTCATGCGCACCACCAAGAACCGCTTCGGCCCGGTGAACGAGCTCGGCGTCTTTGCCATGACCGAGAAGGGGCTGCGGGAGGTGAAAAACCCCTCCGCGATCTTCCTCTCGCGCACCGAAAACGCCGCACCCGGGAGTCTTATCAGCGTCCTTTGGGAAGGGACGCGACCGCTTCTGGTCGAGATCCAGTCGCTCGTGGTCTCCGCTCAATACGGCTCGCCCCGGCGCCTCGGGATCGGACTCGACCAGAACCGCATCGCCATGGTCCTCGCCGTCATCAACAAGCACGGGGGCCTCGTGCTCGCGGACCAGGACGTCTTCGTCAACGTCGTCGGCGGCATCCGGGTGCTGGAAACCAGCGCCGACCTGGCGGTGGCCCTGGCCATCGTCTCGAGCTTCAGGAACTCCGTCCTGCCACAGGACCTCCTCGTTTTCGGAGAAGTCGGGCTTTCCGGCGAGATAAGGCCGGTATCGAACGGTGAATCAAGACTCAAGGAAGGGGTGAAACACGGCTTTACCCGCGCCATCGTGCCGAAGGGTAACGCCCCCAAGAAGGAGATACCGGGAATGAAGGTGGTGGGAGTCACTTCGCTCTCCGAAGCCCTCGACGCCATCTAAGCGGTTAGTGGAGCCCCGGCGGTTGAGATTTCGACTCCCTGATCTTTGGTTAAGAGGAAAATTTCACTTTACTAATTTAGAAAAATCCTCTTTAATGTCGTATTGATTAGAAAGGGTAGGTGTCATGAATTCGGAAAAGCTCGAGTACTTCAGAGGAATCCTGCAGGAAGAGAAACGAACGCTCCTGGAAGAAGCTGGCCGGACCGTTATGGAGATGAACTCCGACACGACCAACTTCCCCGACCCGACCGACCGCGCCACCCAGGAGTCGGACCGCACCTTCGAACTGCGTATCCGTGACCGCGAGCGCAAGCTCATCAACAAGATCCAGGAGGCGCTCAACCGTATTGATAACGGCACCTTCGGGATCTGCGAGGTCTGTGAAGAGGACATCAGCGAAGCGCGCCTGAAGGCCCGCCCGGTGACCACCCTCTGCATCGACTGCAAGATGGAGCAGGAAAAGAAAGAAAGATTCCGCTAGATCTCCAATTCACCGCTCGTCTCTCGGAGTTCGCATGGCTGCCCGGAAGGTAGACAACCTGCTGGAGCAAGCGTTGGTCATTGCCCAGTCTTCCGGTCGCTCCCACCAGGCCCGGCTCGGCAGCTTGCTCCGCTTGGCGGCCCGCTCCTTCGGCCTCGCCTCCGCCTCACTTTTTATCCCCGACCCCTCGGAACCGATTCTCACCCAGCGATACCTTGCCGGCGCCTCCGGCATCGCGCAGCGTTGCGCCATTCCTTTCGATATAGGTTGTGCCGGTCGCGCCGCGTCACAGCGGACCGACGTCTTCTGCACCCATGCCGATCTCCATCCGGAGGAACGAGGCGGTGCCGAAGCGATAGGCTATCATTCCCTTCCCGTCCTGGAAGGTGACCGACTGGTCGGCGTACTCGTGCTCGGGAGCGCTGACGCCTCCCTTTCTCCTGAAAGCCTCGCCCTTTGCAGAAAGTTACTCCCCGTTTTCAGCCTGACGCTCGCCGCCCTCGCCGCCGCCGAACAGGCACAGGCCTCAGGGCGCATCATGTCGCTCCTCTCCGGCTTGGGGCACCTTCTGGGATCCCCCTCCGCCGCCGGCACCCTGCTTCCCAGGATTGCCAGGCTCTGCACCGGCTCAGGACTCGCAGGGCTCGCCGTCATCCGCCTGACCCCGAACGGCAGGAGCAGGGGCAGGGTTTTCAAGAGCTGCCAAAGCGGCTTCCGACAGGATCTTGAAGCGCTCCTCGATGCTGAACAAAAGCTTTCCGCCTGCGCCCTCGCTGCCGGGGCCACCCGCACCGAGCAGGTTGTGCTCGCCGGATCAGGTTACCGTGCGCTCAGCGCACCATTGGGCAGCAACGGCAGCACCACGGGTGCGCTCACCCTCTTCGGCGGACCCGAACTCCTCTCACCTGAGCAGATCGATGCCGCGGAGACGCTTGCCCGCCTCCTCTCCGGCACCCTTGCCGAAGCCATTTGCAAGGAAAAGGTGGCGAGTCTCGACAGCGAGAACGAGAAAAAGCTGAAGGAACTCTCGCTGTTGTACCGGCTCAGCAACACCATGCTCTCCACCATCAAGCTGAACAAGCTGATCCATCTAACCCTTACCGCGCTCACCTCCGGGCCCACCCCGTTCTTCGACCGCGCCATGCTCTTTCTAACCAACGAACGTTCCGGTTCGCTGGTCGGCATGCTCGGCGTCACCGCCGAAACCTCCCCTCCCCTCTCGATCCCGCAGGGAGGAAGCGAG is a genomic window of Geomonas ferrireducens containing:
- the radA gene encoding DNA repair protein RadA translates to MAKVKVKTGFVCSDCGATYPKWQGHCSACDAWSTIKEVRLGPEPRPGRRDGFAGTTSPVTLLKDVQLTDEHRFSSGSEEFDRVLGGGFVPGSVILIGGDPGAGKSTILLQTMCHAAESREVLYVSGEESLQQIAGRARRLQLPLDRVKMLAESSVERVLEAAESERPAVVVIDSIQVMQSAVVDAAPGGISQVRESAAAFTCFAKTSGVVLIMVGHVTKDQSLAGPMTLSHMVDTQVMLSSTEDARYRLMRTTKNRFGPVNELGVFAMTEKGLREVKNPSAIFLSRTENAAPGSLISVLWEGTRPLLVEIQSLVVSAQYGSPRRLGIGLDQNRIAMVLAVINKHGGLVLADQDVFVNVVGGIRVLETSADLAVALAIVSSFRNSVLPQDLLVFGEVGLSGEIRPVSNGESRLKEGVKHGFTRAIVPKGNAPKKEIPGMKVVGVTSLSEALDAI
- the dksA gene encoding RNA polymerase-binding protein DksA — translated: MNSEKLEYFRGILQEEKRTLLEEAGRTVMEMNSDTTNFPDPTDRATQESDRTFELRIRDRERKLINKIQEALNRIDNGTFGICEVCEEDISEARLKARPVTTLCIDCKMEQEKKERFR
- a CDS encoding ATP-binding protein; the protein is MAARKVDNLLEQALVIAQSSGRSHQARLGSLLRLAARSFGLASASLFIPDPSEPILTQRYLAGASGIAQRCAIPFDIGCAGRAASQRTDVFCTHADLHPEERGGAEAIGYHSLPVLEGDRLVGVLVLGSADASLSPESLALCRKLLPVFSLTLAALAAAEQAQASGRIMSLLSGLGHLLGSPSAAGTLLPRIARLCTGSGLAGLAVIRLTPNGRSRGRVFKSCQSGFRQDLEALLDAEQKLSACALAAGATRTEQVVLAGSGYRALSAPLGSNGSTTGALTLFGGPELLSPEQIDAAETLARLLSGTLAEAICKEKVASLDSENEKKLKELSLLYRLSNTMLSTIKLNKLIHLTLTALTSGPTPFFDRAMLFLTNERSGSLVGMLGVTAETSPPLSIPQGGSEDILSSRWDITEDEMAAQRDSDFCRKVQGKRLQLDGTLNIASQAVLEKRLIYIPDEAVIGADPATAPRTALAASPLIAHGQTVGVVLVDNALTQSPIAQEHLRFLQLFTNQAGMAIENSMLYNKIEDAHRQLSEAQESLLQKERLAAIGEMAAGIAHELKGPLVSIGGFAGRLARKLPKESTEWAHADLIVREVVRLEGILSEILLFSKKTTICYTRCNMVDVVKETLAVVTPPLEEKQIRISTKFPRQKQVLLGDSQQLKQVFINIILNSLDAMGTGGELMIQVLPCDLDGKDAVTVKIADTGGGIPLEQLNSIFTPFFTTKGSGTGLGLPIANRIITNHGGKIQITNQPGQGVEFRIILPKHW